In Triticum aestivum cultivar Chinese Spring chromosome 5B, IWGSC CS RefSeq v2.1, whole genome shotgun sequence, the following proteins share a genomic window:
- the LOC123114769 gene encoding uncharacterized protein: MRRGGLAGAARCCEPWGSRRRCVVLRAAVDLAGDAPRDPRKKKLGIIRNRSTALRGKQCKMPYLSDLESNVELLQQETNSLPTRVQSMEVCNSADLLHDHEQMF, from the exons ATGCGCCGCGGCGGCCTTGCTGGAGCTGCGCGGTGCTGCGAGCCGTGGGGATCTCGCCGGAGATGCGTCGTGCTGCGAGCTGCAGTTGATCTCGCCGGAGATGCGCCACgggacccgaggaagaagaagctggg GATCATTCGAAACCGGAGTACTGCACTAAGAGGTAAGCAGTGCAAGATGCCGTACCTGTCGGACCTTGAAAGCAATGTTGAACTACTGCAGCAGGAGACTAACTCACTACCTACAAGAGTGCAGTCGATGGAGGTTTGTAATTCTGCTGACTTATTACATGATCATGAGCAGATGTTTTAG